A region of Vicugna pacos chromosome 7, VicPac4, whole genome shotgun sequence DNA encodes the following proteins:
- the GPR141 gene encoding probable G-protein coupled receptor 141 isoform X1 — translation MAGHNISSCVEPILTPHLTRLYFVVLIGGLVGIISILFLLVKMNTRSVTTTAVINLVVVHSVFLLTVPFRLTYLIKHTWTFGLPFCKFVSAMVHIHMYLTFLFYVVILVIRFLLFFKHKDKMEFYRKLHAVAASTGLWLLVIVIVVPLVFSHYGTQEGYDKYHCFKFHKELAHVPVQVINYMIVIIVIIIAVILLVFQSIIIMLMVRKIRHSLLSHQEFWAQLKNLLFIGVILVCFLPYQFFRIYYLYTVAHSSDCNNNAAFYNEIFLSVTAISCFDLLLFVLGGSHWFKQKIIDLWNCLLCH, via the coding sequence ATGGCTGGCCACAATATTTCCTCCTGCGTTGAACCTATACTGACACCCCATTTAACCAGGCTCTACTTCGTTGTGCTCATTGGAGGGCTGGTGGGCATCATCTCCATTTTGTTCCTGCTAGTGAAAATGAACACCCGGTCTGTAACCACCACAGCAGTCATTAACCTGGTGGTGGTCCACAGTGTTTTTCTGCTGACAGTGCCTTTTCGCTTGACCTACCTCATCAAGCACACTTGGACATTTGGCTTGCCCTTCTGCAAATTTGTGAGCGCCATGGTGCACATCCACATGTACCTTACATTCCTGTTCTATGTGGTGATCCTGGTCATCAGGTTCCTCCTCTTCTTCAAGCACAAGGACAAAATGGAATTCTATAGAAAACTGCATGCTGTGGCTGCCAGTACCGGCTTGTGGCTACTGGTGATTGTCATTGTGGTGCCCCTGGTTTTTTCTCATTATGGAACTCAGGAGGGGTATGATAAATACCactgttttaaattccacaaaGAACTTGCTCATGTACCTGTGCAAGTCATCAACTATATGATAGTCATTATTGTCATAATCATTGCGGTGATTCTTTTGGTCTTCCAGAGTATCATCATCATGTTGATGGTGCGGAAGATACGCCACTCCTTACTATCCCACCAGGAGTTCTGGGCCCAGTTGAAAAACCTGCTTTTTATAGGGGTCATTCTTGTTTGCTTCCTTCCCTACCAGTTCTTTAGGATCTATTACTTGTACACTGTGGCACACTCAAGTGATTGCAACAACAATGCTGCATTTTACAATGAAATCTTCTTGAGTGTAACAGCAATTAGCTGCTTTGATTTGCTGCTCTTTGTTCTCGGGGGAAGCCATTGGTTTAAGCAAAAGATAATTGACTTATGGAATTGCCTTTTGTGCCATTAG